The genomic stretch GGCCCCTTCATTTGCTAAACCAAGATCAGTGCCAACTAGCTTCATACCAATTTGAGCCTTCTTGCGTGCAGCATCTAGTTGGCTGCCGTATCTAGGCGCTTCGAGGGTAAATGTCCCTAGTAAATCTGTATCGTAAGCATCGGTGTGTTTTATCTGAAGTCCAGTGCTGGGCTTGAGGATTTCATTAAGCACAAGCTCTTTGCCATGCTTGGTTAAAACGCTAGCTGTTCTATTGAAATACATATTCATCGGAATATCTCTAAATAGAGCTCATGTGCTAACTAAATCACTAGTTTGGCAATCATGGCATACAGAGGAATGCCCAAAATAATATTGAATGGGAATGTGATGCCGAGTGACATTCCCATATACAGGCCTGGATTGACTTCAGGTAACGCATGACGCAGAACTGCGGGCACGGCAATATAAGAAGCGCTGGATGCTAAAACCATTAGCAAAATACTATTACCAAGTGGCAGGCCAATCAGTTTGCAGAATGCCAATGCAATGAGAGCATGTGAGAGTGGAGAGGCAATTGCGTAAAGGAGGGTAATAGGTGGCTTGCCTTTGAGGCCTTTAATACTCCGAGCCGCCATGAGGCCCATATCCAGCAGAAAAAATGCGAGCATTCCCTTAAAGAGATCAATTGAAAATGGTGCCATTAACTTTTGACCGGCATCACCGCTTACTAAGCCAACCACCATCGACCCTAAAAGGAGGAGTTGTGCGCCATCAGTAAAGGATTCATGCAATATTTTTGAGATACCAGTTTGCTCAGGCTTGTTTTGGTGCTGAGCTGCATGCGCAACCCGAGCTTTGTTTGCTAAAACAATTGCCAAAATAATAGCTGGAGACTCCATGAGCGCCATCGCAGCTGCCATATGCCCCCCATAACTAATATTGAATTGGTCTAGGTATTGAGTGGCTGTAATGAAGGTAACCGCACTGACAGAGCCATAAGTTGCGGCAACTGCTGCTGCATCAAATGCGTTTAATTTAGTTCTCAGAATCTGATAGCCGATGATAGGAATCAGGACGGCCAGGAACACGGCAAGACCAAGAGACAGGGCAATCTCTACCGTAAATCCGGACTTATGTAGAGCAAAGCCGCCCTTGAGACCCAGTGCCATTAATAAGTAGAGCGATAGAAATCGAGCAATCGGCTGTGGAATTTCTAGGTTCGATTTAACGGCGCCAGCAAATGCGCCAAATATAAAAAAGAGGATTGCTGGATCTAAAAAACTTGCCATTGCTTAGCGCCTAATAATTGCTTCTACTAACGGATGCTGAATTTTCTTCTCCGAGCGAATGGCGTAAAAATACTCGTAGATATCTTCACACTTGCCAATCATTTCAATATGGTAGGTTTCTTTTAAATCCTTTTTGATGCTTTCGCCGGCTGGGAAGATTCCTAAGCCACTCGCTGCAAAGGTCTTTAGTAGAGCGCTATCCTCAAACTCGCCTGCAATATTTGGGTTGATACTATTTTGTACGAACCATTGATCGATCAGGTACCTAACCTTTGAATGCGAGGTTGGTAATAGTATGGGCAGATCATTCAGACATGCAGGAAAAGATTTTTTGGATTGCTTGAGTAGCTTCTTGGGGCCAAACCAGGCAATCGATGACTTCATTAACTCTTCGCTATAGACATGCAGATTTTTATTAATCGGTGCAGGTCTATCCGCAAGCACAATATCTAACCTATGTAGGGCAAGATCAGCTAAGAGGTCTTCAAATTCTCCTTCATGCGCAATCAGCTGCACATCGTTTTTTTCCAGAATTGGTTCAAGTAGCTGTCTGGTTACTAGCTTTGGTAGTCCATCGGATATGCCAACCGTTATTTTAGTTTTAGGTGAAGTGGCAGCCTCTCTGACTGCTTCCGGCAGTCGCTCGCCAAGGAGAAAAATTTGATCAGCAATTTCCAGGGCTGCATATCCAGATTCAGTTAAGGTGATACCCCGTCCAGCTGGTTTGAAGAGCAGATAACCGAGTGATTTTTCTAATTCATGTACCTGGGCGCTGATTGTCTGAA from Polynucleobacter sp. AP-Jannik-300A-C4 encodes the following:
- a CDS encoding sodium-dependent bicarbonate transport family permease; this translates as MASFLDPAILFFIFGAFAGAVKSNLEIPQPIARFLSLYLLMALGLKGGFALHKSGFTVEIALSLGLAVFLAVLIPIIGYQILRTKLNAFDAAAVAATYGSVSAVTFITATQYLDQFNISYGGHMAAAMALMESPAIILAIVLANKARVAHAAQHQNKPEQTGISKILHESFTDGAQLLLLGSMVVGLVSGDAGQKLMAPFSIDLFKGMLAFFLLDMGLMAARSIKGLKGKPPITLLYAIASPLSHALIALAFCKLIGLPLGNSILLMVLASSASYIAVPAVLRHALPEVNPGLYMGMSLGITFPFNIILGIPLYAMIAKLVI
- a CDS encoding LysR family transcriptional regulator, whose amino-acid sequence is MLYNYRHLYYFWVVAKEGSMSKAAERLNIAIQTISAQVHELEKSLGYLLFKPAGRGITLTESGYAALEIADQIFLLGERLPEAVREAATSPKTKITVGISDGLPKLVTRQLLEPILEKNDVQLIAHEGEFEDLLADLALHRLDIVLADRPAPINKNLHVYSEELMKSSIAWFGPKKLLKQSKKSFPACLNDLPILLPTSHSKVRYLIDQWFVQNSINPNIAGEFEDSALLKTFAASGLGIFPAGESIKKDLKETYHIEMIGKCEDIYEYFYAIRSEKKIQHPLVEAIIRR